The sequence CATCTTTTTCAATCCATCTGACCTCCTTTTTTAGGAAAAAATGTTTAAATTATACAATAATTAAATGTTAGATTGGTATTGTATGTATATATTTTATTGTTTTTAAGGAGAAATCTCAATATCTAGAGGTCAAAACGCCAATACATCAAAAAATCCTCCTTATTTTCACTAAATTGACTGGACTTATGTGGTTTTCCTGGATTTTCTGTATTGAAGGGGGGACATTCCTACGTATTTTTTAAAAACGCGATCAAAGTAAGAAAGTCTTTCATAGCCTAATTTTTTAGATATATCCTCAATAGACAGGGAATCGTCTAAGATTAAGTTTCTGGCATGATCGATTTTCTGAAGGTTGATAAATTCATTTACAGTAAAATTGGTGACTTCTTTGAAAATACGGCTTAAATAGCTTTTATCAAGATAAAATATGCCTGCCAGATCTTCCAGACCATAGATCTCAGAATAATGCTCCATGATATAATACATAATTTCCTTTACCTTTACATACCGCATCATTTTGCCGCCCAGGGTATGATATTCATCCTGCCTGGTACCTGCACCGTTTAAAATCATTATGATGATGGAAAAAAGCAGCTCTTTTACTTCCGCTGAAGCATAAGGTTTTTCTGCCTTCAAAATGTTTTCCATCTTACGGAGCTTTTTTTCGATTATCTCCTGTTGTCTGGAATTCATCTGGAGAACGCCGTGAAAATCGCAGAAAAATCCCCTTAAGTCTAATTCCATAGTGTTTCCTGCAGAAATCAACCATGTTTCTTCAATTTCTATTAATATCCGCTCGTGGTATTTTCCGCCGATTACATTGGTAAAAGGAATTCTTTTTTTATCAATAAAAGACAAGGTGCCTTTTGACATTTTGTAGCTTTTATTGTTTGTATAAAAAAAGCGCTCTCCATCCAGGATATAATAAATCTGATATTCATTTTTATAAAATCCAATGGTTTCAGCCAGGTCACAGTCCCTGGATACGTGGCTGATTCCGATGCCATCACATTTACCAGCAAAAATCACTTCTTTCATAGTTCCTCTTTTCTGCCCAAGTTTATAGACAAAGCTTGTTCTGTTTTTTAGGGCGTAAAGGTATGTTGAAGAGTATTACGTTTCTTTAACCCAAAGGGTGTCGCCTGTTTCTTCCAGTTTGTAAAAAACAGGATGCTCTTTTAAATGTTCATTAGGGGTATGCAGGGTAAGATAAAGTTCATCGGATAAGTTCTTAAATATCATTCCGTGACCTCCGTCTTTTTCAAACAGGAGCCGGTCATCCTGAGTCCATTTTCCTGTAATATCACCATTGTCGGAATAAGCGAGGGCCTCCGTATATCCTTCCTTTCCAAAGCTGGACCAGAGAAGTATTAAGCAGCCGCTTCTGGTACGGTAGAGGTACGGGCCATCTGTTACATAATTTATACCTGGTCTTTTTTTGTTTTTTATAGGAAGTACCCAGCTCTTTGCTTCAGAAGCGTGAAAAAGCAATATGGGCTTGGATACTGCCTTCTTTAGATCCTGGCTTAGTTCTACGGCACAGATGGAACCATCCGAAATCTGGACCCATTCATGGACGAAAACCATAAAGGGTTTTCCTTCCGGGTTTACATAGAGCGTTCCGTCAATGCATTCCCAGTCTTTTGGTGTGATTTGTTTTTCACTGTGTGGGATAAATGGTCCTAAGGGATGATCTGCTTTCAAAATTGCAGTTCCTCCATGGGATTGACTGTCTTTAAAGGTTGCGAACATATAATAGGAACCATTGTATTTATGGACCTCAGGAGCCCAGCAATTTAAATCGGCCCAAAAGTCTTCCGGCTTATGGAATACTTCGTAGGGTCCATTCCAGTTTTCTAAATCTTCGCTGATGTAACAGTCAAATCCTGTGGCAGATGTCCAGCATGTTAAAGCCCTTGTCCCATACATGTAATATTTCCCCTCATCTATCAGTATAAAGGGGTCCCTGATATTGATTTTTTCAAGATTCATTGGCTAACCATCCTTTCAAAAGAGTATTTTTATCCATATCTATCCATTTATCTGATAGAAATAAATTCCAATTTTATTATACGGTATAACAGGATTGATTAGTAGATTGAAATCGGACATTATCGGATTTTCCAGGTATATGGGCAGGAGTGTCCGATAAGCATCAGATCCGGTATCTGGAATGTCGCAAAAAAACGCCTGGGCAGTGTCGGTTTTAAAAGAAAAAATACATTTTTCCCTTGACTAACCATCTTTTGTTCTATATAATTGAAACGATGTTTAATTAAGATAGTCTCAATATGTTTCATCATATTGCCTATGATAAACTATTGTAACAAGAGGAGGTGTCCGTAGATTATGAAGATGACGTTTCAGCCAAAGAAGAGACAGAGATCCAAAGTTCATGGTTTCAGAGCCAGAATGAGCACTCCAGGCGGAAGAAAAGTTTTAGCAGCCAGAAGAGCAAAAGGAAGAGCAAAATTATCAGCTTAATGGACCAGGCCGCAAGTAATTGTGGCCTTTTCTTTTCTCAAATTCCCGGGAAACAGGAAAATACCTTTCAGGTATACCTTTTTGTCCAAAAAGCGTGGACAGGAGATAGGAAAAAGTTTCATGAAACATTTTAATTCAATTAAGAAAAGCCGGGATTTTCAAGAAGTTTATCAAACCGGAAGATCCCTAGCCAACAGACTTCTTGTAATGTATGTTAGAAAAACGGACAGGCCTGAGACCAGAATCGGCATATCCGTAAGCAGGAAGGTAGGAAACAGTGTTGTAAGGCATCGTATAACCAGATTAATCAGAGAGAGTTTCAGGCTTCATGAGGAAATGGTAGAGGCAGGATTAGACATCGTAGTCGTTGTAAGAGCAGCGGCAAAGGAAGAAAATTACAAAACAATCGAAAGTGCATATCTGCACTTGTGCGGACTTCATAACATTTTAAAAAAAGAATCGAAGTGATCTTATGATTAAGAAAATCATGATTTTGTTGATCAGAGGGTACCAGAAATTTCTTTCTCCTCTGAAAATAAGAACTCACTGCATTTACACGCCTACGTGTTCTCAATACGCCATTGAGGCGCTTACAAAGTATGGTGTGTTAAAAGGTACATTTTTGGCTTGCAAAAGGATACTTCGGTGTAATCCATTTGCAAAAGGCGGTTATGATCCAGTTCCGTAACAGATGAGGAGGTAGTTCATTGGAATTCTTAGTATTGACTAAGGTAGGAGGCATCTTGGGGCCGTTTGCGACCGTTCTGGGTATTATCATGGATTGGCTGTTTAAGCTGACCAGTACGTTTGGAATCCAGAATATTGGTTTGTGTATTATTTTATTTACGCTTGTAACAAAACTTCTTATGTTTCCGCTGACCTTAAAGCAGCAGAAATCTTCAAAACTTATGAGTGTTATGCAGCCGGAAATTTCGGCAGTTCAGGCAAAGTATAAAGGAAAGACCGACCAGGAATCCATGAGAAGGCAGAACGTGGAAGTTCAGGCGGTTTATGAAAAATATGGAACTTCCATGACAGGTGGCTGTGTGCAGCTTGTTATCCAGATGCCGATTCTTTTCGCCCTGTATCAGGTTATTTATCATATTCCTGCCTATGTACAGAGCGTTAAAACGGTATTTGAAAATGTAGTGACTGCTGTAAATTCCCTTGGGGTGGATCATGTAGGGATGCTGACACAGTTTGCTACAGACAATAAAATCAATGTATCAAGAATTGGAAGCCTTACAACCAGCAATGGGATGGTGGATTTCTTATATCAGTTAAATCCCAGCCAATGGAATTCTTTGCAGGAATTATTTCCTACCATTAAGGATACCATTGCTGCCAATGCAGCCCAGATTTCCCATATGAATTCCTTCCTGGGAATCAATCTTTCATCTACGCCATCCAGCGTGCTGTTTCCTCCAGGAGGCGGCTTCCATTTCAGTCTTGCTATTCTCATTCCAATTTTAGCCGGTCTCAGCCAGTGGTTCAGTGCCAAGCTGATGACAGTAAACCAGCCACAAAATGGAAATGATGAGGGCAATGCCATGGCTCAGTCCATGAAGAGCATGAATACGGTCATGCCGCTTATGTCTGTGTTTTTCTGCTTCACCTTTGCATCCGGTATTGGTATTTACTGGATTGCTTCCAGCGTGTTCCAGATCATCCAGCAGGTTGCGGTAAACCGCCATTTAAACTCTATTGATATGGATGAGATGATAAAGAGGAATATTGAGAAGGCTAATAAAAAGCGTGCAAAGAAGGGACTTCCTCCTCAGCACGTTGCCCAGAATGCTACCGCCAATTTAAAAAATCTCCAGGCTACCAATGATAAAGTGGAAGCTGAGAGTAATGCTAAGGCCGAGAGGACCAAGGAGCAGGTTAAGGCTTCCAGCGACTATTATAACAGCGGAACTTCAAATCCGGGCAGCATTGCATCAAAGGCGAGGATGGTCGAGAAGTACAACGAAAAGCACAGTAAATAGGAGGGTGACCTATGGATATGATTACAGTTTCAGCAAAAACCGTTGATGAAGCGATTACAAAGGCATTAATCGAATTAGGAACAACCAGTGATAAACTGGAGTACGAGATTGTTGATAAGGGCAGTAATGGTATTCTGGGAATTATCGGTTTTAAGCCGGCTGTCATCCGTGCAAAAAAGAAAGAAACCATGGAAGATAAGGCTATGACCTTTCTTTCCGATATGTTCGGTGCTATGAATTTAGGTGTCCATATGGAAGCTTCTTATCTTGAAAAAGAAAAAGAACTTTCCATTAACATGTCGGGAGATGACATGGGAATTTTAATAGGCAAAAGAGGACAGACCCTTGATTCCCTGCAATATCTGGTTAGCCTTGTTATTAATAAGGAAAACGAAGATTACATCAGGGTAAAACTTGATACGGAAAATTACAGGGAGCGGAGAAAGGAAACTCTGGAGACTCTTGCAAAAAATATCGCTTACAAAGTGAAGCGGACAAGACGTTCAGTTTCTTTAGAACCGATGAATCCTTATGAAAGAAGGATTATCCATTCCGCACTTCAAAATGACAAGTTTGTTGTTACCAGAAGTGAGGGAGAGGATCCATTCAGACATGTTGTTATTTCCTTAAAGAAGGATTATTCCAAAAGAGAACGGAATCAGGAAAAAGAGAGATAGATAAATAACTATGAGGGGTTGGGGCTGTCGGAAGGCACCCTCACCCCTTTTCTCACGCAGGAAGTTATTTAGGTGATTGAATATGAAAATGAATACAATAGCGGCTATCGCCACGGCCATGTCCAGTTCCGGTATCGGGATTATCAGGATCAGCGGCGAAGAGTCATTTCAGATTATAGATAGGATTTTTAAGGGAAAAGGAAAAAGCGGGAAAAAGCTTTCAGAGGAGCCGTCACATACCATTCACTACGGTTATATCTTTGATGGGGATGAGGTTATCGATGAAGTTCTGGTTCTGATTATGAGGGGGCCAAGAAGCTTTACGGCAGAGGATACGGTTGAGATTGACTGCCATGGAGGAGTTCTTGTAACAAAGAGAATTTTAGAAACCGTGTTAAAGTACGGTGCCATACCTGCGGAGCCGGGGGAATTTACCAAGAGGGCATTTTTAAATGGCAGAGTGGATCTATCTCAGGCAGAGGCTGTTATTGATGTGATCAATGCGAAAAACAATTATGCTTTAAAGTCTTCTGTCAGTCAGTTAGAGGGATCTGTTTCTAAGAAAATAAAGGATATGAGAGATAAAATTATTTATCATATCGCTTTTATTGAATCAGCTCTTGATGATCCGGAGCACATTTCTCTGGATGGGTACCAGGAACGTCTTTTGCAGGCAATTATGCCATTAAAAGAGGAACTGAATCTTCTTATTAAGTCCTCCGATAATGGAAGGGTTCTGTCAGAAGGTATTGAGACAGTAATTTTAGGAAAGCCCAATGCAGGAAAATCTTCTCTTTTAAATGTTTTGGTGGGAGAAGAGCGGGCAATTGTTACGGATATTGCAGGAACTACCAGAGATACCTTAAAGGAGCAGATCAGGCTGGAGGACTTAAGCCTTAATATTATTGATACGGCAGGAATCCGGAATACGGAGGATGTGGTTGAAAAGATTGGTGTTGAGAAGGCAAGAAGTGCGGCCCAGGAAGCAGATCTGATCATTTATGTGGTGGATGGGTCCTGTCCTCTTGATGAAAATGATGAAGAGATTTTAGAGTTCATAGAAGACAGGAAGGCAGTAGTTCTTTTAAATAAGACGGATCTCATTCCTGTTGTTACAGAGGATATGCTTATAAAGAGAACCGGTCATCGGGTAATTCCCATTTCCGCAAAGGAACGTCTTGGGATCGGGAATCTGGAAGATGAGATAAAGGCAATGTTCTATCAGGGTGAGATTGATTTTAATGATCAGGTTTATATTACGAATGTAAGGCATAAGAATGCACTTTTGGAGTCGCTTAAGAGTCTTTCTATGGTGGAACGGAGTGTCAAAGAGGAAATGCCGGAGGACTTTTATTCCATTGATTTAATGGATGCTTATGAACAGTTGGGAACCATCCTGGGAGAGTCGGTGGGGGATGATCTGGTTCAGGAGATATTCCGTAAGTTCTGTATGGGTAAGTAAAAAGATTTGCAGGGAATGTCTGTTACGTTCCTGTAGCGGGCCCTGTAAGTATTCCATTAAATACAGAAGGTGTGGTAATAGATACGAAAGGAGAATGAAATGCAGCATTTAGAAGAGTCTTATGATGTCGTCATAGTCGGTGCAGGACATGCCGGCTGTGAGGCGGCCCTTGCCTGTGCAAGACTGGGTCTAGAGACAATTATGTTTACAGTCAGCGTAGACAGCATTGCGCTGATGCCCTGTAACCCTAATATCGGCGGAAGCTCCAAAGGCCATCTGGTAAGGGAGCTTGATGCCTTAGGCGGTGAAATGGGTAAAAATATTGATAAAACGTTTATACAATCCAAAATGTTAAACCAGTCAAAAGGACCGGCAGTCCATTCCTTAAGGGCCCAGGCAGACAAACAGGAGTATTCCAGATCCATGAGAATGACCTTGGAGAATACGGATCATTTGACCATAAGGCAGGCGGAGGTTTCTGAAATAATTGTAGAGGATGGAACCCTAACAGGAGTCAAGACCTTTTCCGGGGCAGTATACCGCTGTAAGGCGGCCATACTTGCTACGGGAACCTATTTAAAGGCAAGGTGCATCTATGGCGATGTAAGCGAGTATACAGGTCCTAACGGCCTTAAGGCAGCCAATCATCTGACGGATTCCCTAAAGGAGCATGGAATCGAGATGCTGCGTTTTAAGACGGGTACTCCTGCCAGAGTGGACAAGAAAAGCATTGATTTTTCCAGGATGGAAGAGCAGCTGGGAGATGAGAAAGTGGTGCCCTTTTCCTTTTCTACCGATAGGGAAACGTTACAGAAGGAACAGATATCCTGTTGGCTTACTTATACCAATGAAAAGACCCATGAGATCATTCGGGAAAATTTAGACCGTTCTCCCTTATATTCAGGAGCCATTGAAGGCACTGGGCCAAGGTATTGCCCATCCATTGAGGATAAGGTTGTAAAATTTCCGGATAAGGACCGCCATCAGGTCTTTGTAGAGCCGGAGGGCCTTTATACCAATGAAATGTACTTAGGCGGCATGTCGAGTTCTCTGCCTGAGGATGTTCAGTATGCCATGTACCGGACAGTTCCTGGGTTAGAGAAGGTGAAAATCGTCAGAAATGCCTATGCCATCGAATATGACTGCATCAATTCCATACAGCTTAAATCAACCTTGGAAACTTTGCCAATCAACGGATTGTATTGCGGCGGACAGTTTAACGGAAGCTCCGGATATGAGGAAGCGGCAGTCCAGGGATTTATGGCCGGTGTAAATGCAGCTATGAAAATACTGGGGAGAGAGCAGATCGTGCTGGATCGTTCCCAGGCTTATATCGGCGTTTTAATCGACGATCTTGTTACAAAAGAAAATCATGAGCCGTACCGTATGATGACATCAAGGGCGGAATACAGGCTGTTGCTGCGTCAGGACAATGCGGATATCCGTCTAATGGGAATCGGTCATGATATAGGGTTAATCAGTGATGAACAGTATGAGAGGCTGCTTTTAAAGGAACGGCTGATTGAGGAAGAGATCAAGCGTTTGGAGACCACTAATATAGGAGCATCCAAAGAAGTGCAGGAATTTCTGGAAGAAAACGGAAGTACTCCTTTAAAAACCGGCACAACCCTGGCTGAGTTGGTGAGAAGACCTGAGCTTGATTATGTTATGTTAACTAAAATAGATAAGAACAGGACTGCTCTTTCAGAAGATGTGATTGAACAGGTCAATATAAATATTAAATACGATGGATATATCCGCAGACAGAGACAGCAGGTAATTCAATATAAAAAGCTGGAGAATAAAAAGCTGGATGTGGAATTTGATTATTCTACGGTTAAGGGTCTTCGAAGAGAGGCCATCCAGAAACTAAATCTATATAAGCCAATGTCCATTGGACAGGCATCCAGAATATCCGGCGTGTCTCCGGCAGATATATCTGTTTTGCTTGTCTTTCTGGAACAGCTTCGTTATCAGAAGAGCCTGGAAAAGAAAGAATGAGGAATTATATATGACAGGAGCATTTGAAGAGAGTCTCCGGAAAGAATTGAATTTATTATCTATTGAATTAAATGAAAATCAAATAAATCAATTTTATGATTATTTTCAATTATTAGTAGAATGGAATAAATTCATGAATTTAACTGCAATTACAGAAATGGATGAAGTGATTACAAAGCACTTTGTGGACAGTTTATCCCTGATAAAAGCAGTCGAGGAGATTGGAGCAAAGGATTATAGGATCATTGATGTGGGAACGGGAGCGGGATTTCCGGGAATACCCTTAAAGATCGCATTTCCTGAATTAAGGATAACATTAATGGATTCCTTGAATAAAAGGATAAATTATTTAAATGAAGTGATCAGCCGTTTAGGGCTTGATAAAATAGGAGCCATCCATGGGAGAGCGGAAGACCTGGGAAGAGATCCTCTTCATAGGGAGCAGTATGATCTTTGTGTTTCCAGAGCAGTTGCTAATCTTAGCACATTATCTGAGTACTGCATGCCTTTTGCAAAAGTTGGAGGTTATTTTATTCCATATAAGTCCGGAAAGATTGAAGAAGAGTTGGGAGCGGCAAAACATGCCATATTTTTATTAGGCGGAAGTGTAAAAGAAGTAAAGACCTTTTTATTGCCTGGAACAGATGCTGAGCGATCATTGGTTAAGATAGCCAAGAATAATGGCACCTCTAAAAAGTATCCAAGAAAAGCGGGTTTACCTTCAAAGGAACCGTTAAAATAAAATGTTTCACGTGAAACATCCATGAGTTATTAATTCTGCATTGGTGCAGTGGATGTTTCACGTGAAACATTATTCTTTTTATTCTAATAATTAAACAAAGAACATTTGAATGGCACGATACAGTTCAGAAGGATTTTCTAATTGAGGAAGGTACTTGGAGTTACTAACCAGTGAACTTTCAATTGCCGGATTATATATCTGATATTCCCGAATCATCTCGTTAATATTTTCCATTTCACATCCCCCTATGATATAGATGCTATTATTGATTTTCTTTAAGGCATTTACAATATTGCACTTGGTATAATTACATCTTACACTGGCATATAAGGATTTGGGAGAATCACCCAGATGAGCTGATTCATAATAAGCATCAACCAGTGAGGTATTAACCGAATAAGGATTGCAAAAATTATTGGAAAATTCCTCCATAATTGCCTGCTTACTGGTAGCAATGTGATAGAGCAGTGTCCCCAATATAGGCAAGTCCAAAATAAATTTATAAACTCTTCCATGCTTGTTTGGAATCTGGCTGCATGTCAGTATGGAATCTGGATTAATCAGCATGATCTGATTAAATAATTCCGGGGACTGATTACAGGCCATAACAGCAAGCGGCGAAGAGGAGCCTGATGCTATGACATTGGTACGATGTCCAATTTCTGATTTGATAAAGTCCGAGATCAACTGAACATAAAGATAATTGGTATAAGTCAGATCCGGTTTTTCAGAGCGTCCACATCCCAGAAGGTCTAAGGTATATACTGTATACTCTTCCTTTAAATGATTTACCATCTGATTCCATTCGTATCCGCTGGAACAAGCCGTTAAATCATGAATGAGTAAGAGCGGCTTTCCTGTTCCGGTTTTTGTATAGTGAATGTTGCCAAAGCGCCATTTATAACAAAGGGATTTTGAATCAGATAATATGTTTTTGGAGGTGGCGGAATATTTAATACATTTATTAATGACAGCAGTGGTGACAGCTGTACTGGCTGATAGAATGAGCAGGGTCAATAGTTTGTTCTTTGTTTTCATACTTTACCTCCTGAAATAGGTTAATCTTTTCTTATTATAATATAATCAATATGGACTTACAACGTCTAACATATTAATTTATTCTTAAAACTTGGAAAAACCTAGCAAATATATGATATTAACCTGGTAAAATGTTTCACGTGAAACATTTTTTATAAATTATAGATTTTTTTTACAGGAAACCATAGGAAAAAAAAATAAAGTATGCTATACTCTACATTGAACTGCAATTTCCAAATGTTGTAACAGGAAAAGGTTGAAAAAAGAACATCTTTCAACCTTTCATTTATGAATAATGTGCCCTGCTATACCGGGCACTGTGCACCTTTTTTTTGGGTGTCAAATGGATAAACAGACATATCCGATCGGTTCATTAGGAGGCAAAATTAAAAATGGGAAGAATCATTGCGATAGCAAACCAGAAGGGCGGAGTTGGCAAAACGACTACCGCGATCAATTTATCTGCTTGTCTGGCGGAATCAAGACAGCGGGTATTGGCTGTGGATTTTGATCCACAGGGAAACGAGACCAGCGGACTGGGAATCGAAAAAAGTTCCATTGAGCGAACGGTATACGATCTGCTGGTAGGAGAGTGTGAAATTGAAGAGTGTTTGATCACCAATGTTCAGGAAAACCTGGATTTGCTTCCTTCTAATGTGGATTTAGCAGGAGCAGAGATCGAACTATTGGAAATTGAGAACAAGGAAACACTCCTCAAAACATATCTTGAAAAAATCAAGAATCACTATGATTTTATTATCATAGATTGTCCTCCGTCATTGAATCTATTGACAATTAATGCCTTAACAGCTGCAAACACCGTATTGGTACCAATTCAATGTGAATATTACGCATTAGAGGGCTTGAGCCAGGTGCTGAAAACCGTTAATCTAGTAAAAAAGAAACTGAATCCTGCTCTTGAGATGGAAGGTGTGGTTTTTACCATGTATGATGCTAGGACAAATCTATCTCTGGAGGTTGTTGAGAGCGTTAAAAATAATTTAAACCAGAATATCTATAAAACCATTATACCCAGAAATGTCAGACTGGCAGAGGCTCCCAGCCATGGAATGCCAATTAATTTATATGATTCCAGATCAGCGGGAGCGGAGAGCTACCGGTTGCTGGCGGCAGAAGTAATAAGCAGAGGAGAAGAGATATAATTATGGCAAAGAGAACGGGGTTAGGAAAAGGTCTTGGAGCAATTTTCGGAGATGAAGTAATGGAATCTGCGGCAGAGGAACAGGAAAAGAAAAACCATCCAAAACCGGAGCAGACAAACGCAAAAGCAGAAAAAAATAAAGAGGAACCAGAAGTCGGAAAAGAGATGTTCCTCAAATTATCCTCCATTGAACCAAACCATAATCAGCCTAGAATGGAGTTTCGGGAGGAATCCCTCATGGAATTGGCGGAATCCATGAAAGAATATGGTGTATTACAGCCGCTTTTAGTACAGAAAAAAGGGGATTTCTATGAAATCATCGCCGGTGAACGCAGATGGAGGGCAGCAAAACTGGCAGGTTTGAAAGAAGTACCTGTGGTAATCCGGGAATATACGAAGCAGCAATCAATGGAAATTGCGTTGATTGAAAATGTTCAGAGAGAAGATTTAAATCCTATTGAAGAAGCTAAGGCTTATCAAAAGTTAATGCAGGAATTTGGATTAAAGCAGGAAGAGATCGCAGCGCGGGTGGCTAAAAACAGAGTAACAATAACCAACAGCATGCGTTTATTAAAGCTGGAGAAAAAAGTCCAGGATATGCTTATTCAAAATCAGATCACGGGAGGACATGCCAGGGCGCTTTTGGCTGTTGATGATCCGGAATTGCAATTTCAGATTGCGGGAAGGATCGTTGCTGAAAATCTCAGCGTCCGTGAGGTGGAAAAACTTGTAAAATCCTTATCAAAGAAAAAAGAACCAAAAGAAAAAAAGGAAGAAGATGAGAGCATTTTCCTGATTTTCAGAGAACTGGAAGACCGGATGAAAACTGCTATGGGAACCAAGGTAAGCATCAACCGGAAAGACAGTAATAAAGGAAGAGTGGAAATAGAGTACTATTCTGAGGCAGAATTGGAAAGAATAGTAGAGTTGATAGAATCCATAAGATAACATCATGGAAGCGAGGACGAAAGAATGGACAACAGTATATTGAATCAGTTGCCGGTTGACCCTGCTTTTTTAATCATTGGATTAGCTGTAATTACCATGATATTACTGATCGTTGTAATCATATGTCTGGTTCAGATGAGAAAGCTGTATCGCAGATACGACTATTTTATGAGGGGGAAGGATGCAGAAACTCTGGAAGAGATTATTATGGAGCAGATGGAAGATATTGCGGAATTAAAAGCAGAAGACCGGTCCAATAAAGATTCTCTTCGAAATACCAATAAGAATTACAGAAGTGCTCTCCAGAAATTCGGGCTTGTAAAATACAATGCGTTTAAAGGGATGGGCGGAAACTTAAGTTTTGCAATGGCAATCCTCGATTATACAAATTCCGGTTTTGTTTTGAATTCTGTTCATAGCCGGGAAGGGTGCTATGTTTACATCAAGGAAGTGGAAAGAGGAGAAACAGATGTTTTGCTTGGAAGCGAAGAAAAGGATGCTTTGGAGCAGGCATTGGGATATCATTCATAAAAAACCAGGTACGGCAAAAGCTGTACCTGGTTTTTTATAATGAAAAATCTTTGGTTTACAATAATTCTATAAAGGCTTATTATCGGAAGGATGTAAAATCTGCCTCATTTCCATATGGCGTTCCTCTGTAAGGGCTGCTCCTATTGCAGTACCGTATTCTGCCTGATCCGGTATAATAAAATGAACCTGGAACATCGTTTCAAGAGATTGAAAGACGCCTTTGCACTGAGGGAATTTTGCAAGATTCCCGGTCATGACAAAATTGTTGATGTTGCTGTTTAAGGAAGATAAAATAGCAGATTTACCAATCACCTGAAGCACCATATTAATGATTCCTGCAGCGATATCCTCGTCGGAAACAAGATTGCGTACCTTGCCGAAGTTAGAGGCTGTGGCAGAAAGAGGAAGGCCCGGAAGGGGCTTTTTTG is a genomic window of Lacrimispora sphenoides containing:
- the rsmG gene encoding 16S rRNA (guanine(527)-N(7))-methyltransferase RsmG, which gives rise to MTGAFEESLRKELNLLSIELNENQINQFYDYFQLLVEWNKFMNLTAITEMDEVITKHFVDSLSLIKAVEEIGAKDYRIIDVGTGAGFPGIPLKIAFPELRITLMDSLNKRINYLNEVISRLGLDKIGAIHGRAEDLGRDPLHREQYDLCVSRAVANLSTLSEYCMPFAKVGGYFIPYKSGKIEEELGAAKHAIFLLGGSVKEVKTFLLPGTDAERSLVKIAKNNGTSKKYPRKAGLPSKEPLK
- a CDS encoding ParA family protein; translated protein: MGRIIAIANQKGGVGKTTTAINLSACLAESRQRVLAVDFDPQGNETSGLGIEKSSIERTVYDLLVGECEIEECLITNVQENLDLLPSNVDLAGAEIELLEIENKETLLKTYLEKIKNHYDFIIIDCPPSLNLLTINALTAANTVLVPIQCEYYALEGLSQVLKTVNLVKKKLNPALEMEGVVFTMYDARTNLSLEVVESVKNNLNQNIYKTIIPRNVRLAEAPSHGMPINLYDSRSAGAESYRLLAAEVISRGEEI
- a CDS encoding ParB/RepB/Spo0J family partition protein; this encodes MAKRTGLGKGLGAIFGDEVMESAAEEQEKKNHPKPEQTNAKAEKNKEEPEVGKEMFLKLSSIEPNHNQPRMEFREESLMELAESMKEYGVLQPLLVQKKGDFYEIIAGERRWRAAKLAGLKEVPVVIREYTKQQSMEIALIENVQREDLNPIEEAKAYQKLMQEFGLKQEEIAARVAKNRVTITNSMRLLKLEKKVQDMLIQNQITGGHARALLAVDDPELQFQIAGRIVAENLSVREVEKLVKSLSKKKEPKEKKEEDESIFLIFRELEDRMKTAMGTKVSINRKDSNKGRVEIEYYSEAELERIVELIESIR
- the mnmG gene encoding tRNA uridine-5-carboxymethylaminomethyl(34) synthesis enzyme MnmG, encoding MQHLEESYDVVIVGAGHAGCEAALACARLGLETIMFTVSVDSIALMPCNPNIGGSSKGHLVRELDALGGEMGKNIDKTFIQSKMLNQSKGPAVHSLRAQADKQEYSRSMRMTLENTDHLTIRQAEVSEIIVEDGTLTGVKTFSGAVYRCKAAILATGTYLKARCIYGDVSEYTGPNGLKAANHLTDSLKEHGIEMLRFKTGTPARVDKKSIDFSRMEEQLGDEKVVPFSFSTDRETLQKEQISCWLTYTNEKTHEIIRENLDRSPLYSGAIEGTGPRYCPSIEDKVVKFPDKDRHQVFVEPEGLYTNEMYLGGMSSSLPEDVQYAMYRTVPGLEKVKIVRNAYAIEYDCINSIQLKSTLETLPINGLYCGGQFNGSSGYEEAAVQGFMAGVNAAMKILGREQIVLDRSQAYIGVLIDDLVTKENHEPYRMMTSRAEYRLLLRQDNADIRLMGIGHDIGLISDEQYERLLLKERLIEEEIKRLETTNIGASKEVQEFLEENGSTPLKTGTTLAELVRRPELDYVMLTKIDKNRTALSEDVIEQVNINIKYDGYIRRQRQQVIQYKKLENKKLDVEFDYSTVKGLRREAIQKLNLYKPMSIGQASRISGVSPADISVLLVFLEQLRYQKSLEKKE
- a CDS encoding DUF4446 family protein gives rise to the protein MDNSILNQLPVDPAFLIIGLAVITMILLIVVIICLVQMRKLYRRYDYFMRGKDAETLEEIIMEQMEDIAELKAEDRSNKDSLRNTNKNYRSALQKFGLVKYNAFKGMGGNLSFAMAILDYTNSGFVLNSVHSREGCYVYIKEVERGETDVLLGSEEKDALEQALGYHS
- a CDS encoding alpha/beta fold hydrolase, which produces MKTKNKLLTLLILSASTAVTTAVINKCIKYSATSKNILSDSKSLCYKWRFGNIHYTKTGTGKPLLLIHDLTACSSGYEWNQMVNHLKEEYTVYTLDLLGCGRSEKPDLTYTNYLYVQLISDFIKSEIGHRTNVIASGSSSPLAVMACNQSPELFNQIMLINPDSILTCSQIPNKHGRVYKFILDLPILGTLLYHIATSKQAIMEEFSNNFCNPYSVNTSLVDAYYESAHLGDSPKSLYASVRCNYTKCNIVNALKKINNSIYIIGGCEMENINEMIREYQIYNPAIESSLVSNSKYLPQLENPSELYRAIQMFFV